From the genome of Deinococcus gobiensis I-0, one region includes:
- a CDS encoding HNH endonuclease, translated as MRRQKRYATKKDKTTGKVTRAHRVIAAERLGRPLLPGEIIHHRDGDSTNNHPDNLLVLPSQAYHAHVEHHLRCEKRGMAFLFPELLQGVKEERKGTLFDGILPVQRSKRTTAARRIRWC; from the coding sequence ATGCGCCGGCAAAAGCGATACGCCACCAAAAAAGACAAGACCACCGGGAAAGTCACCCGGGCTCACCGCGTCATCGCTGCTGAGCGCCTCGGCCGCCCCCTGCTCCCGGGCGAGATCATCCACCACCGCGATGGCGACAGCACCAACAACCATCCCGACAACCTCCTCGTCTTACCCTCCCAGGCCTACCACGCCCATGTCGAGCATCACCTCCGCTGTGAGAAACGCGGCATGGCCTTCCTCTTCCCCGAGCTCCTCCAGGGCGTCAAAGAAGAGCGTAAGGGGACCCTCTTCGACGGCATTCTGCCGGTCCAGAGGTCTAAGAGAACTACGGCGGCGCGTAGAATCAGGTGGTGTTGA